The Chrysemys picta bellii isolate R12L10 chromosome 5, ASM1138683v2, whole genome shotgun sequence genome includes a window with the following:
- the USP46 gene encoding ubiquitin carboxyl-terminal hydrolase 46 isoform X3 gives MQQDAHEFLNYLLNTIADILQEEKKQEKQNGKLKNGNMNEAEENNKQELTWVHEIFQGTLTNETRCLNCETVSSKDEDFLDLSVDVEQNTSITHCLRDFSNTETLCSEQKYYCETCCSKQEAQKRMRVKKLPMILALHLKRFKYMEQLHRYTKLSYRVVFPLELRLFNTSSDAVNLDRMYDLVAVVVHCGSGPNRGHYITIVKSHGFWLLFDDDIVEKIDAQAIEEFYGLTSDISKNSESGYILFYQSRE, from the exons ATGCAGCAAGATGCACATGAATTTTTAAATTACTTGCTAAACACCATTGCAGACATCCTGCAGGAAGAGAAGAAGCAGGAAAAGCAAAATGGGAAACTAAAAAATGGCAACATGAATGAAGCTGAAGAAAACAATAAACAAGAACTCACCTGGGTGCATGAGATTTTTCAGGGAACACTGACTAACGAAACTAGATGTTTGAACTGTGAAACC GTTAGTAGCAAAGATGAGGATTTTCTTGACCTTTCTGTTGACGTGGAGCAGAACACATCCATTACACACTGTCTGAG agactTCAGCAACACAGAAACATTATGTAGTGAACAGAAGTACTACTGTGAAACTTGCTGCAGTAAACAAGAGGCACAGAAAAG GATGAGAGTAAAAAAGCTGCCAATGATCCTTGCATTGCACCTCAAGAGATTCAAGTACATGGAGCAGTTACACAGGTACACCAAACTCTCTTATCGTGTGGTATTTCCTCTGGAGCTACGTCTCTTCAACACATCCAGTGATGCAGTCAACTTGGATCGCATGTATGACTTGGTGGCTGTTGTCGTTCACTGTGGCAG TGGACCTAATCGTGGGCATTATATTACCATTGTGAAAAGTCATGGATTTTGGCTTTTGTTTGATGATGACATTGTAGAG AAAATAGATGCTCAAGCTATTGAAGAATTCTATGGTCTGACCTCTGATATATCAAAAAATTCAGAATCTGGTTATATTTTATTCTATCAGTCAAGAGAGTGA